One Actinomycetospora corticicola genomic window, ACGTCTACGAGACCGACCTCGTCCGCCCCGTGATCGACCGCGTGGAGCAGCTCTCGGGCCGTTCCTACGACGCGGGCACCGAGGAGGACGGCGTCCGCTTCCGCGTGATCGCCGACCACGTCCGCACCGCCACGATGATCATCGGCGACGGCGCGGTCCCGGGCAACGAGGGCCGGGGCTACGTGCTGCGCCGCCTGCTGCGCCGCGTGGTCCGCAACGCCCGCCTGCTCGGGATCACCGAGCCGGTGCTGGTCGACCTCGTCGGGGTCGTGCGCGACGTCATGAGCCCGTCCTACCCCGAGATCGCGACCGGCTTCGAGCGGATCGCCGCGGTGGTCCGCCGCGAGGAGGAGGCCTTCCTCGCCACCCTCGCCACCGGCTCGCGCATCTTCGAGTCGGCCGTGGCCGAGACCCGGGCCTCCGGCGCGTCGACGCTGCCCGGCGCCAGCGCCTTCGCCCTCCACGACACCTACGGCTTCCCGATCGACCTCACCCTCGAGATGGCCGCCGAGGCCGGTCTCGACGTCGACGAGGGCGCCTTCCGCGGGCTGATGGACGAGCAGCGGGCCCGCGCCAAGGCCGACGCCGCCGCCCGCAAGCACGGCGGCGCCGACGCGTCGGCCTACCGCGAGATCCTCGAGCGCGCGGGTCTCACCGACTTCCTCGGCTACCGCGACCAGCAGGCCGACGCCCACGTCGTCGGGCTCGTGGTCGACGGCGTCGGGGTCCCGGCGGCCACCGAGGGCGACGCCGTGGAGGTCATGCTCGACCGCACGCCCTTCTACGCCGAGGGCGGCGGGCAGCAGGCCGACACCGGCCGGCTGACCGGCGACGGCTTCGCCGTCGAGATCACCGACGTGCAGACGCCCGTGCCCGGGCTCTCGGTGCACCGCGGCCGCGTCGTCTACGGCGAGATCACCCGCGACGCCCCCGTGTCGGCCCAGATCGACATGGAGCGCCGCGCCGCCATCTCCCGCTCGCACACCGCCACGCACCTGGTGCACGCCGGGATGCGGAAGGCCCTCGGCGACTCGGCCGCGCAGGCCGGGTCGCTCAACGCCCCCGGGCGGCTGCGGTTCGACTTCACCTCCCCGGAGGGCGCCGTCCCGACGACGGTGCTCGCCGACGTCGAGGACGAGGTCAACTCGGTACTCCTCGGCGACGACGAGGTCCGGGCGTTCGTCACCGACATGGAGGAGGCCCGCCGGCTCGGCGCCGTCGCCCTGTTCGGCGAGAAGTACGGCGACGCCGTGCGGATCGTCGAGGTCGGCGACTACTCCCGCGAGCTCTGCGGCGGCACCCACGTGGAGCGCGCGGGCCAGCTCGGCCTCGTCAAGCTGCTCAGCGAGGGCTCGGTGGGGTCGGGCGTGCGCCGCGTGGAGGCCCTCGTCGGGATCGACGCCTTCCGGTTCCTCGCCCGCGAGCACGTCCTGGTGAACCAGCTCGCCGAGCAGTTCCGCGCCCAGCCCGAGGAGCTCCCGGAGCGCATCTCCGGCATCGTCGACCGCCTGCGCGCCGCGGAGAAGGAGCTCGAGACGGTCCGCGCGAAGGAGGTCCTGTCGTCGGCCGGCGCGCTGGCCGACAGTGCCGACGACGTCGCGGGCGTCGCCCTCGTGGCCACCCGGACCCCGGACGGCGTCGGCGGCGGGGACCTCCGCACGCTCGCCTCCGACGTCCGGGGCCGCCTCGGCGAGCGGCCGGGCGTGGTCGCGCTCTTCGCCCCCGACGGCGAGAAGCTCTCCTTCGTCGTCGCCACCACGGCCGCCGCCCGTGACCGCGGACTCGCCGCCGGTGACCTGGTGAAGGCCTTCGCGCCCGCCGTCGGGGGCCGGGGTGGCGGCAAGGCCGACCTGGCCCAGGGCGGCGGTGCGCCCTCGGGTGGCCCGGCCGGGATGGACGCCGGGATCGGGGCTGCCATCGACGCGCTGCGGGCGCAGGTGGCGACGGCGGGCGTCTGAGCGTGACCGGCCGTGTGCTGGGGGTCGACGTCGGCGCGGTGCGCGTCGGCGTCGCCCTCTCCGATCCCGCCGGAGTGCTCGCCACGCCGCTCGTTACGCTCGATCGGGACGAGACGACGTGGTCCGACCTGGACCAGCTCGTGGATCTCGTCGTCGAGCACGAGGTGGTGGAGGTGGTCGTGGGCCTGCCGCGCACCCTGGCCGGGCGTGAGGGCCCGGCCGCCGAGGCCGCCCTCGGGTACGCCGACGACCTCCGCGAGGTGTTCGACGAGCGCGGGGTGTCGGGGGTGCCGGTGACGATGGCCGACGAGCGGCTCTCCACCGTGACGGCGGGGCGCATGCTCTCCGATCGCGGGGTCAAGGGGCGTGCGCAGCGCCGGGTGATCGACCAGGCGGCCGCGGTGGCGATCCTGCAGACCTGGCTGGACGCCCGCCGCGGGACGGCCACGTGACCCGGGAGGCCGGACGGCCTCGCCTGGTCCCGATGTCCACGTCCACCCGCTCCGACCGGCAGGACGACACCGGGTCGGAGGTGCGGATCCCGCGTCGCGAGCGCGGCCTGCGGCGCCCGGGCGGGCCGTCCGCCGAGGGCCACCCCACCCGTCGTCGGGAATGGGAGCCGCCCACCACCGCCCTCGCCGCCCGCGAGTCGGAGCAGGCCTCCGACGGGGCGGACGCGGTCACCGACACGATGCGGCGCGGGCACGTGCCCGAGGTCCCCTCGCGCGTCGCGCTGCCGCACCCGCCCGAGCCGGTGCGGCCCCGCGGCGGTCCCGCGGAGCACCGCACCCAGCCCGTGGCCGCGGCCGCCCGCGCGTCCTGGGCCCCGACCGGCCCGACGCCCTCCGGCGGCGCGCGCCGCTCCGGCGCAGACCCGGCGTCGCGAGGTCCCGGGGGCTCCGGGGACGACCTGGACGTGCTCGGCGGGCTGGGCGAGCTCGGTCGATCCACGTCGACGCCGTCGTCGGGCGACCCGGCGGACGGGCAGCCGGCCCGGCGTCGGCTGGTCTGGCCGATCGTCGCCGCGGTGCTCGTCCTCGCCCTCGCCGGCGGGGCGTTCTTCGCCCGCGACCTCTGGGGTGTGGTGTTCCCCCCGGACTTCGACGGCCCCGGTTCCGGGCACGTCGTCGTGCAGGTGGCCGACGGCGACTCGACCCGCGACATCGGGGAGTCCCTGGTGACGGCGGGGGTGGTGGCCTCGGCCCGCGGCTTCGGGCAGGCCGCCGAGGACGACCCCCGCGGCCGCGGCATCCAGCCCGGCTACTACGACATGGCCCGGCAGATGACGGCCGCCGAGGCGGTCGGACGGATGCTCGACCCTGCCTCGCGGCTCGGCCGTCTCGAGGTCCGCGGGGGGATCCAGCTCGACGACACGGCGGGAGTCGGTTCCGCCCGGGTGCCCGGTGTGCTGTCCCTGATCGCCCAGGCGACGTGCGTGGTCGAGGACTCGGGGCAGCGGCGGTGCGTGTCGGTGGACGACCTGCGGCGCGCGATGGTCGGGACCGACCCCGCCCAGCTCGGCGTGCCCGACTGGGCCCTCGACGGCTTGCGGAAGGCTCCGCCCGAGCGGCGGCTCGAGGGCCTGGTCGCGCCCGGCACCTACGACGTGCGGCCCGGCTCCGACGCCGTCTCCGCGCTCACCACGGTGGTGCGCACCTCCGCCGAGACGCTGGAGTCGGCGGGACTCGTGACGAAGGCCGCGGCCAACGACGTCACGCCCTACCAGGCGCTGATCATCGGCTCGATCGCCGAGCGGGAGGGCATCGAGTCCGACTTCCGGCGGGTCGCGCGGGTGATCTACAACCGGCTCCCGATCCCCATGCGGCTGCAGATGGACTCGACGATCAACTACCCGCTCGACCGGCAGACCCTGCTGACCACGCCGGTCGACCGGGACACCCCGGGGCCGTACAACACCTACCTCAACTTCGGGCTGCCGCCGACGCCCATCGGCGCGGTGTCCACGCCCGCGCTCACGGCGGCGCTGAACCCCGAGGTCGGGGCGTGGGTGTACTTCGTGAAGTGCGAGAAGGACGGCGCCTCCTGCTTCGCGGTGACGCCCGAGGAGCACGACGCGAACCGACGGCTCGCCCAGGACCGCGGCGTCTACTGATGGGCATCGCCTGATGGGTGCGCCCCGGCGCGCCGCGGTCCTCGGCTCGCCGGTGGCCCACTCCCTGTCCCCGGTGCTGCACGGCGCCGCGTACGCGGCCCTCGGCCTGTCCGGGTGGACCTACGAGCGGCGCGAGTGCACGGCCGAGGAGCTGCCGGGCCTGGTGGACGGCCTGGACGGGGCCTGGGTCGGGCTGTCGGTGACGATGCCGGGCAAGAAGGCGGCGCTGGCGTACGCGATGACGGCGTCGACCCGGGCGCACCGGCTCGGAGTGGCCAACACCCTGGTGCGCACCGACGCGGGCTGGGCGGCGGACTGCACGGACGTCGACGGGATCGCCGGTGCCCTGCGGGCGGCCGGGATCGTGGAGCCGGCGCCACTCGCCGCCGGCCTGCACGACGTGGTGGTCCTCGGCGCGGGCGCGACGGCGTCCGCGGCCGTGGGCGCCCTGGACGAGATCGGCAACGAGGACGTCCAGCTCGTCGTGCGGGACCCGGCACGGGCGGCGGAGACCGCGGTCGTCGTCGAGGCGTACGGCATGCGCGGCCTGGTGCGGACGTTCGACCGGCTCGACGAGGTCGACCTGTCCCGCGCTCGGGCCGTCGTCAACACCACGCCCGCCGGGGCGGTCGACGACGCGCTCGCCGACCGTCTGGTCGCCGGGGTGCCGGACCACGCCGTCGTCCTCGACGCCGTCTACCACCCGTGGCCCACGCCGCTCGCCGCGGCGGCCGCCCGGCGGGGGCTGGCCGTCGCCACCGGGCTGGACATGCTGCTGCACCAGGCGTTCGGGCAGGTCGAGCAGTTCACCGGGCGCAGCGCGCCCCGCCGGGAGATGCACCGGGCGCTGGTCCGCGCGACCGGCTTCGACGTCCGTCCGCCGTAGCGCTCCGTCCCCACCGGCCTCGACGACCGCACCTGTCCCCAGAGCACTGCTCTGCACATGACGTCCGGGGTGGCCGCGGCCCACGCTCGGTCCGTGGCGATGTGGGTGGACGTGGTCCTCGGGGTGCTGGTGCCCCTCGGGACGGGCGCGCTGGTCGGGGCCGCGGTGCGCCGCGGGCTGGCGGGTGTCCGCCGCGGGGTGCCGGTCGGCCCCGGGTGGTGCGAGGCGGGCGTGGCGGTGGCCTGGGCGACGGTCCTGACGGCGGCGGTGGTCGGCCTGGTGGCCGCGGCGTGGGTGCCCGCGCTGCTGCTGGTGTCGGTGGTGGCCGTCGCGGGGACCGCGACGGACCTGACGTCCGGCCGGCTGCCGGACGTCGTGACCCTGCCCGCGATCCCGGCGGGGTGGGCCGCGCTGGTGCCGCTCGGCGGCGGCGCCGTGCTCGCCGGGATCGGCGGGACGCTGCTGCTCGGGGGGCTGCACCTCGCGGTGGCGCTGCTCGCACCCGGGTCGACCGGCGGCGGGGACGTGAAGCTCGCGGCTGCGCTCGGTGCGCCCCTCGCCGCGGTCGGCTGGTGGGCCCTCGGGGTGGTGCCGGTGGCCGCCGCCGCGGTGCTCGCGGTGACCGCGCTGCTCCGCCGCCGCCGCGCCCTGCCGCTCGGGCCGCCGCTGCTCGGGGTGAGCTGGATCGTCCTTCTGGCCGCGGGCTGAGGGGAGGCGGACCGGACATGGAACGATGGCGGACGTGTTGCGCTGGTTGACGGCAGGTGAGTCGCACGGTCCGGCCCTGATGGCGGTGCTCGAGGGCATGGTCGCGGGGGTGTCGGTGTCGTCGAAGGAGATCTCGGCCGAGCTGGCCCGCCGTCGCCTCGGCTACGGGCGGGGGGCCCGGATGAGCTTCGAGGCCGACGAGCTCGAGATCCTCGGCGGGGTGCGGCACGGGCTGACCCAGGGCGGCCCGGTGGCGCTGCGCATCGGCAACACCGAGTGGCCCAAGTGGGAGACCGTGATGGCGGCCGACCCGGTGGACCCGGCGTTGCTGGAGGGGCGGGCCCGCAACGCGGCGCTGACCCGGCCGCGCCCGGGGCACGCCGACCTGGCCGGGATGACGAAGTACGGCTTCGAGGAGTCCCGCCCGGTCCTCGAGCGCGCGTCGGCGCGGGAGACCGCGGCGAAGGTGGCCCTCGGCGCGGTGGCCAAGGCGTTCCTGGCGCAGGCGCTCGGGGTGGAGGTGCTCTCGCACGTGATCTCCCTGGGCACCGCCGACGCCACGCCCGACCTCATCCCGGCCCCCGGGGACGGGGAGCGCATCGACGCCTCGCCCACCCGCGCGGTCGACGAGGCCTCCACCGCGCGGATGGTCGCCGAGGTCGACGCCGCCAAGGAGGAGGGCGACACCCTGGGCGGGGTCGTCGAGGTCGTGGCGCACGGGCTGCCGGTCGGCCTCGGGTCCTACGTGCAGGCCGACCGTCGCCTCGACGCGCGCCTCGCCGCGGCCCTCATGGGCATCCAGGCGATGAAGGGCGTCGAGATCGGGGACGGGTTCACCACCGCGCGGCGTCGCGGGTCGGCCGCCCACGACGAGATCGACGCCGCCGGCGAGGGCGGGATCGACCGCGCCTCCAACCGTGCGGGCGGCATCGAGGGCGGCATGACCAACGGCGAGCCGCTGCGCGCCCGCGTCGCGATGAAGCCGATCTCCACCGTCCCGCGCGCGCTGCGCACCGTGGACCTCGCCACGGGGGAGGCCGCGACCGCGCACCACCAGCGCTCGGACGTCTGTGCCGTGCCGGCCGCCGGTGTGGTCGCCGAGGCCCTGGTCGCCCTCGTGCTCGCCGACGCCGCCCTGGAGAAGTTCGGCGGGGACTCGCTGGCCGAGACCGCCCGCAATGCGGCGGCCTACCGCGCGGGGATCGATCCGTTGCGGGTCGTGGACCGATGAGCCCGGTGGTGGTGCTGGTCGGGCCGCCGGGCGCGGGGAAGTCGACGGTCGGGCGGCTGCTCGCCGCGCGGTGGGGCGTGCCGTTCGCCGACACCGACGCCCTGGTCGAGCAGAAGGCCGGCCGGGAGATCGCCGACATCTTCACCACCGACGGCGAGCCCGCGTTCCGCGCCCTGGAGCGCGAGGCCGTCGCCGAGGCGCTGGAGGGCCACGACGGGGTCCTGGCCCTCGGCGGGGGAGCGGTGCTGGCCGAGGCCACCCGGCAGGTCCTCGTGGGACACCCCGTGGTGCTGCTGTCGGTCGGGCTCGCCGCCGGCGTGCGGCGCACCGGACTCTCCACCGCGCGCCCGCTGCTGGCCGGGGTCAACCCGCGGGCCACGTTCGCGGCGCTGCTCAGCGAACGGCTGCCGGTCTACCGGGCGGTCGCCGCCCACGAGGTCGCCACGGACTCCCTGGATGCCGAGGCGGTCGCCGAGGCCGTCCACGGTCTGGTCGGGACGGAGGTCGCCTCCCGTGGCTGAGCCGGTCGAGACCGTGCGGGTCGCCTCCGGCAGCCCCTACGACGTGACCATCGGGCGCGGCGTGACCGGGACGGTGGCGGCCGCCGTGGCCGACGGCGGCCCGCTCGCCGGGGCCGCCCGGATCGCGGTGCTGCACCAACCGGCGGTGACCTCGATCGCCGACGACGTGGCCGACGGGCTCTCGGCCGCGGGGGTCGACGTGCACCACGTCGAGCTCCCCGACTCCGAGGACGGCAAGGACCTCACGACGGCGGGCTCCTGCTGGGAGGCCCTCGGGCGCATGGGGCTCACCCGCTCCGACGCCGTCGTGGCCGTGGGCGGCGGCGCGGCCACCGACCTCGCCGGGTTCGTGGCGGCCGGGTGGATGCGCGGGGTACGGGTCGTCCACGTCCCCACCACGCTGCTCGCCATGGTCGACGCCGCGGTCGGCGGCAAGACCGGCATCAACACCGCCGCCGGGAAGAACCTCGTCGGTGCCTTCCACGAACCGGCGGCCGTGGTCGCCGACCTCGACAGCCTGCGCACCGTGGGCGCCGAGGAGATCGCGGCCGGGATGGCCGAGGTGATCAAGACCGGGTTCATCGCCGACCCCCGCATCCTCGAGCTGGTCGAGGCCGACCCGAAGGCGGCCGTCGACCCGGACGGCGACGTGATCGCCGAGCTCGTCACGCGCTCGGTACGGGTCAAGGCCGAGGTGGTCGCCGCCGACCTGCGCGAGTCCCACCTGCGGGAGATCCTCAACTACGGGCACACCCTCGGGCACGCCGTGGAGCGGCGCGAGCGGTACCGCTGGCGCCACGGCGAGGCGGTGAGCGTGGGGCTGGTGTTCGTCGCCGAGCTCGCCCGCCGGGCCGGCCGTCTCGACGACGCCACGGCCGCCCGGCACCGGGACGTGCTCGCCTCGGTCGGCCTCCCCACGCGCTACGACCCCGACGCGCTGCCCGACCTCGTCGAGGCCATGAAGGTCGACAAGAAGAGCCGCGGGGCGATGCTGCGGTTCGTCGTCCTCGACGGCCTCGCGCGGCCGGGCCGGCTCGAGGGGCCGACGCCCGACGAGCTGGCGGCCGCCTACGGGGCGCTGGCGGACTGAGCCGGTCGAGCGAGGATGCGGCCCCGGGCCGACGTCGGAGGAGCGTTCGCCCGCACCGACCCCGGCCGCTACCAGCGCGCGGCGGACGGCTCGCCCTACCCCGCGAGCACCCGACCCGACGTCGTGCTCACCATGCTGCGCCTGCTCGACCTGGCCCAGGGCGGCACGGTCCTGGAGATCGGCACCGGCTCGGGCTTCGCCACCGCGGTGCTCTCCCGCGCCGTCGGTGACGGCGGGGCCGTGCACTCCGTCGACGTGGATCCCGGCGTGGTGGCCAGGGCGCAGGAGCTGCTCGCGGCCGACGGCCGGACCAACGTGCACCTGACGGCGGGCGACGCGCTCCGCGCCTTCCCTCCAGTCGGCCCGGTCGACCGGCTCGTGGCGTTCCTCTCGGTCGCCGCGGAGGTCCCGCCGCTCTGGGTCGCGGCGGTGCGTCCCGGTGGGCTCCTGGTGGTGCCGCGGCGCGCGGACGGCCGGGTCGTCCGGCACCGGCTCGGACCCACCGACGGTGTGCTGCGGGCCGAACGGGCCGTCGAGGCCGTCTTCGCCGAGCACAGGTCGGGGCGTGCGCCCGGAACGTGACCGGGTACGTGGGTCCATGCGACATCAGGAGTTCCTCGACGGGGTGGCCACCCGCGCCGGCCTCGATCGCACCGATGACGCCCGCCGGGGCAGCACCGCGGCCCTGGGCGCCCTCGGCGCCGTCCTGCCCGCCGACGACCGCGCCGCCCTCGCCGCCGCGCTGCCCGCCCTGCTCGTGCGCGAGGCGGGCCTCGACACGGACACGTCGCCCGGGGCCGCCGACTCGCTGGTGGAGGACGTCGCGCGGCGGACCGGGTGGACCCCGGAGCGGGCCCGCTACACCGTCGTCGCGGTGGTCGGCTCCGGCGGCTAGCGGCTCCGGCGGGCGGCGGGCAGGGGCCCGGCCGGGTCAGCCCACCGCCGGGGACGCCTCGCGGGCGACCCGCGGCCCGTCGTCGGGACGTCGGTCCCCGGTGCGGGCCGCCCCGACGCCCGCCGTCACCACGAGCACGATCCCCGCGACCGCGAGCACGGACGGCACCTGGCCGAGCACCACGGCGCCCACCAGCAGGGCGATCGCGGGCTCGAGCGCCATGAGCGTGCCGAAGGCCCCGGCGGCGAGCCGGCGCAGGGCGAGCAGCTCGAGGACGAACGGGACGACCGGCAGCAGGAGCGCGAGGCCGAGGCCGACGAGCAGCACGGGCCAGGTCAGCGCGCCG contains:
- a CDS encoding protein-L-isoaspartate O-methyltransferase family protein; amino-acid sequence: MRPRADVGGAFARTDPGRYQRAADGSPYPASTRPDVVLTMLRLLDLAQGGTVLEIGTGSGFATAVLSRAVGDGGAVHSVDVDPGVVARAQELLAADGRTNVHLTAGDALRAFPPVGPVDRLVAFLSVAAEVPPLWVAAVRPGGLLVVPRRADGRVVRHRLGPTDGVLRAERAVEAVFAEHRSGRAPGT
- a CDS encoding shikimate dehydrogenase yields the protein MGAPRRAAVLGSPVAHSLSPVLHGAAYAALGLSGWTYERRECTAEELPGLVDGLDGAWVGLSVTMPGKKAALAYAMTASTRAHRLGVANTLVRTDAGWAADCTDVDGIAGALRAAGIVEPAPLAAGLHDVVVLGAGATASAAVGALDEIGNEDVQLVVRDPARAAETAVVVEAYGMRGLVRTFDRLDEVDLSRARAVVNTTPAGAVDDALADRLVAGVPDHAVVLDAVYHPWPTPLAAAAARRGLAVATGLDMLLHQAFGQVEQFTGRSAPRREMHRALVRATGFDVRPP
- a CDS encoding shikimate kinase gives rise to the protein MSPVVVLVGPPGAGKSTVGRLLAARWGVPFADTDALVEQKAGREIADIFTTDGEPAFRALEREAVAEALEGHDGVLALGGGAVLAEATRQVLVGHPVVLLSVGLAAGVRRTGLSTARPLLAGVNPRATFAALLSERLPVYRAVAAHEVATDSLDAEAVAEAVHGLVGTEVASRG
- the ruvX gene encoding Holliday junction resolvase RuvX, coding for MTGRVLGVDVGAVRVGVALSDPAGVLATPLVTLDRDETTWSDLDQLVDLVVEHEVVEVVVGLPRTLAGREGPAAEAALGYADDLREVFDERGVSGVPVTMADERLSTVTAGRMLSDRGVKGRAQRRVIDQAAAVAILQTWLDARRGTAT
- the aroC gene encoding chorismate synthase; this encodes MADVLRWLTAGESHGPALMAVLEGMVAGVSVSSKEISAELARRRLGYGRGARMSFEADELEILGGVRHGLTQGGPVALRIGNTEWPKWETVMAADPVDPALLEGRARNAALTRPRPGHADLAGMTKYGFEESRPVLERASARETAAKVALGAVAKAFLAQALGVEVLSHVISLGTADATPDLIPAPGDGERIDASPTRAVDEASTARMVAEVDAAKEEGDTLGGVVEVVAHGLPVGLGSYVQADRRLDARLAAALMGIQAMKGVEIGDGFTTARRRGSAAHDEIDAAGEGGIDRASNRAGGIEGGMTNGEPLRARVAMKPISTVPRALRTVDLATGEAATAHHQRSDVCAVPAAGVVAEALVALVLADAALEKFGGDSLAETARNAAAYRAGIDPLRVVDR
- a CDS encoding prepilin peptidase, giving the protein MWVDVVLGVLVPLGTGALVGAAVRRGLAGVRRGVPVGPGWCEAGVAVAWATVLTAAVVGLVAAAWVPALLLVSVVAVAGTATDLTSGRLPDVVTLPAIPAGWAALVPLGGGAVLAGIGGTLLLGGLHLAVALLAPGSTGGGDVKLAAALGAPLAAVGWWALGVVPVAAAAVLAVTALLRRRRALPLGPPLLGVSWIVLLAAG
- the alaS gene encoding alanine--tRNA ligase — encoded protein: MQTHEIRRRFLAHFEAAGHTPVPSASLILDDPTLLFVNAGMVQFKPYFLGEAPPPYPRATSVQKCVRTGDIENVGRTTRHNTFFQMAGNFSFGDYFKEGAIRHAWSLITSSQDDGGYGFDPERIWVTVYENDDEAERIWHEVIGLPPERIQRRDGRDNYWDMGIPGPGGPCSEIYYDRGPEFGVEGGPVADEDRYLEIWNLVFMQDVRGTESPKYGAAPVGELPKKNIDTGLGVERVAFLLQGVDNVYETDLVRPVIDRVEQLSGRSYDAGTEEDGVRFRVIADHVRTATMIIGDGAVPGNEGRGYVLRRLLRRVVRNARLLGITEPVLVDLVGVVRDVMSPSYPEIATGFERIAAVVRREEEAFLATLATGSRIFESAVAETRASGASTLPGASAFALHDTYGFPIDLTLEMAAEAGLDVDEGAFRGLMDEQRARAKADAAARKHGGADASAYREILERAGLTDFLGYRDQQADAHVVGLVVDGVGVPAATEGDAVEVMLDRTPFYAEGGGQQADTGRLTGDGFAVEITDVQTPVPGLSVHRGRVVYGEITRDAPVSAQIDMERRAAISRSHTATHLVHAGMRKALGDSAAQAGSLNAPGRLRFDFTSPEGAVPTTVLADVEDEVNSVLLGDDEVRAFVTDMEEARRLGAVALFGEKYGDAVRIVEVGDYSRELCGGTHVERAGQLGLVKLLSEGSVGSGVRRVEALVGIDAFRFLAREHVLVNQLAEQFRAQPEELPERISGIVDRLRAAEKELETVRAKEVLSSAGALADSADDVAGVALVATRTPDGVGGGDLRTLASDVRGRLGERPGVVALFAPDGEKLSFVVATTAAARDRGLAAGDLVKAFAPAVGGRGGGKADLAQGGGAPSGGPAGMDAGIGAAIDALRAQVATAGV
- a CDS encoding DUF2267 domain-containing protein; amino-acid sequence: MRHQEFLDGVATRAGLDRTDDARRGSTAALGALGAVLPADDRAALAAALPALLVREAGLDTDTSPGAADSLVEDVARRTGWTPERARYTVVAVVGSGG
- the aroB gene encoding 3-dehydroquinate synthase; this translates as MAEPVETVRVASGSPYDVTIGRGVTGTVAAAVADGGPLAGAARIAVLHQPAVTSIADDVADGLSAAGVDVHHVELPDSEDGKDLTTAGSCWEALGRMGLTRSDAVVAVGGGAATDLAGFVAAGWMRGVRVVHVPTTLLAMVDAAVGGKTGINTAAGKNLVGAFHEPAAVVADLDSLRTVGAEEIAAGMAEVIKTGFIADPRILELVEADPKAAVDPDGDVIAELVTRSVRVKAEVVAADLRESHLREILNYGHTLGHAVERRERYRWRHGEAVSVGLVFVAELARRAGRLDDATAARHRDVLASVGLPTRYDPDALPDLVEAMKVDKKSRGAMLRFVVLDGLARPGRLEGPTPDELAAAYGALAD
- a CDS encoding endolytic transglycosylase MltG, producing MSTSTRSDRQDDTGSEVRIPRRERGLRRPGGPSAEGHPTRRREWEPPTTALAARESEQASDGADAVTDTMRRGHVPEVPSRVALPHPPEPVRPRGGPAEHRTQPVAAAARASWAPTGPTPSGGARRSGADPASRGPGGSGDDLDVLGGLGELGRSTSTPSSGDPADGQPARRRLVWPIVAAVLVLALAGGAFFARDLWGVVFPPDFDGPGSGHVVVQVADGDSTRDIGESLVTAGVVASARGFGQAAEDDPRGRGIQPGYYDMARQMTAAEAVGRMLDPASRLGRLEVRGGIQLDDTAGVGSARVPGVLSLIAQATCVVEDSGQRRCVSVDDLRRAMVGTDPAQLGVPDWALDGLRKAPPERRLEGLVAPGTYDVRPGSDAVSALTTVVRTSAETLESAGLVTKAAANDVTPYQALIIGSIAEREGIESDFRRVARVIYNRLPIPMRLQMDSTINYPLDRQTLLTTPVDRDTPGPYNTYLNFGLPPTPIGAVSTPALTAALNPEVGAWVYFVKCEKDGASCFAVTPEEHDANRRLAQDRGVY